A genomic region of Catalinimonas niigatensis contains the following coding sequences:
- a CDS encoding mechanosensitive ion channel family protein, translated as MEDFDLVGALDSLKELAILYVPKLILAILTLIIGLWIIGKIIGGIKKALTKRNVDPSLTPFLSGLLKAVFIVMLIISVAGMVGIETTSFIAVLGAAGLAIGLALQGSLANFAGGILILILKPFKVGDVIEAQGVIASVTEIQIFHTVLMSYDKKTIILPNGPLYNDKIINYSTEPNRTVEWIFGVSYDDDIDQVKKVIQEVVFTDERILDRDTPYLKLAEMADSSVNFKVRGLVSQADFWDVYFDKMEAIKKAFDANGISIPYPQVDAHIHADNANTQNAVNSK; from the coding sequence ATGGAAGATTTTGATTTAGTAGGAGCACTTGACTCCCTTAAAGAATTGGCTATTCTTTATGTTCCCAAGCTCATCCTGGCAATCCTTACTCTGATTATAGGCCTCTGGATTATAGGAAAAATCATTGGAGGTATCAAAAAAGCCCTTACCAAAAGGAATGTTGACCCTTCGCTAACTCCCTTTCTATCCGGATTGTTGAAGGCTGTATTTATTGTTATGCTGATTATCAGCGTAGCAGGAATGGTAGGCATAGAAACCACCTCGTTTATAGCGGTGCTTGGTGCTGCCGGTTTGGCCATAGGTCTGGCTTTGCAAGGCAGCCTGGCCAATTTTGCCGGAGGAATACTCATCCTTATTCTCAAACCTTTTAAAGTAGGCGATGTCATAGAAGCTCAGGGGGTAATCGCCAGTGTGACAGAGATACAGATTTTTCATACCGTGCTTATGTCATACGACAAAAAGACGATTATCCTGCCTAATGGCCCTCTGTATAATGATAAGATTATCAATTACTCTACTGAGCCCAACCGTACAGTGGAATGGATATTTGGAGTAAGCTATGACGATGACATTGATCAGGTAAAAAAAGTAATACAGGAAGTAGTATTTACCGATGAGCGGATACTTGACCGGGATACACCTTACCTCAAGCTTGCTGAAATGGCAGATAGTTCTGTCAACTTCAAAGTGCGGGGCCTGGTAAGCCAGGCTGACTTCTGGGATGTATATTTTGATAAAATGGAAGCGATTAAAAAAGCTTTTGATGCCAATGGTATTTCCATCCCTTATCCTCAGGTAGACGCGCATATACATGCCGACAACGCCAACACACAAAACGCTGTAAATTCCAAATAA
- the araA gene encoding L-arabinose isomerase translates to MIKLDQFEAWFVTGSQHLYGEETLKQVAEHSQQIVKGLNATKALPVRIVYKPVLTTPDAIYRLCQEANSAENCIGLIAWMHTFSPAKMWIAGLKALQRPLAHLHTQFNRDIPWSTIDMDFMNLNQSAHGGREFGYMASRMGVNRKVIVGHWEDTDIHQQLNVWTRAAAAWYDAQGAKVARFGDNMREVAVTEGDKVAAQMQFGYSVNGYGLGDLVAYVNEVSDGEIDQLIKVYEDTYELSVSLTKEGAQRTSLREAGRIELGMRAFLEAGNFKAFTDTFENLHGLAQLPGIASQRLMADGYGFGAEGDWKTAALVRAMKVMSSGLKGGTSFMEDYTYHFHPDGQKVLGSHMLEICPSIASGKPRCEIHPLSIGGKADPVRLVFDTAAGPALNASVIDMGGRFRLLVNEVEAVPLEEPMLKLPVARVLWEPKPNLKIAASAWILAGGAHHTGYSPCLTSEYMQDFAEMANIEYLLINEDTQLYHFKNELRWNAMYWGR, encoded by the coding sequence ATGATAAAACTTGATCAATTTGAAGCTTGGTTTGTCACAGGAAGCCAGCATTTGTATGGAGAAGAAACTTTAAAACAGGTAGCGGAACATTCGCAGCAAATCGTCAAAGGACTGAATGCAACGAAAGCACTTCCGGTAAGGATTGTGTACAAGCCTGTACTCACTACACCCGATGCCATTTATCGGCTTTGTCAGGAAGCCAACAGTGCAGAAAACTGTATTGGACTTATTGCCTGGATGCATACTTTTTCGCCTGCCAAAATGTGGATTGCCGGACTGAAAGCTTTACAGCGCCCTTTGGCACATCTGCATACCCAGTTCAATCGTGATATTCCCTGGTCTACCATTGACATGGATTTTATGAACTTGAATCAGTCGGCACACGGAGGAAGAGAATTTGGTTATATGGCCAGCCGTATGGGTGTCAACCGTAAAGTGATTGTTGGGCATTGGGAAGATACAGACATACATCAGCAGTTGAATGTATGGACGCGTGCAGCCGCTGCCTGGTACGACGCTCAGGGAGCCAAAGTAGCTCGCTTTGGAGATAATATGCGTGAAGTGGCCGTAACCGAAGGTGACAAAGTAGCGGCTCAGATGCAATTCGGTTATTCTGTTAATGGTTATGGGTTGGGCGATTTGGTTGCCTATGTTAATGAAGTGTCGGATGGCGAGATTGATCAACTGATTAAGGTATATGAAGATACCTACGAACTTTCAGTGTCCCTGACAAAAGAAGGAGCTCAACGTACATCATTGCGGGAGGCAGGCAGAATAGAACTGGGCATGCGAGCTTTCCTGGAAGCGGGTAATTTCAAAGCCTTTACCGATACTTTTGAAAACCTGCATGGCCTGGCTCAGTTGCCCGGAATTGCCTCGCAGCGACTGATGGCGGATGGTTACGGCTTTGGTGCAGAAGGCGACTGGAAAACGGCAGCTTTGGTACGGGCCATGAAAGTGATGAGTTCCGGCCTGAAAGGAGGAACTTCTTTTATGGAAGATTACACCTATCATTTTCATCCCGACGGACAAAAAGTACTAGGTTCGCACATGCTGGAAATCTGCCCTTCCATCGCATCAGGCAAGCCCAGATGTGAAATTCATCCGCTCTCCATCGGAGGTAAAGCCGATCCTGTGCGCCTGGTTTTTGATACCGCTGCCGGTCCGGCTTTGAATGCCTCAGTCATTGATATGGGTGGTCGTTTCCGTCTGCTGGTCAATGAAGTAGAGGCAGTGCCTTTGGAGGAACCGATGCTTAAACTGCCGGTGGCTCGCGTATTATGGGAACCTAAGCCTAATCTGAAGATCGCTGCCAGTGCCTGGATTCTGGCCGGAGGTGCACACCATACTGGTTATAGCCCCTGCCTGACTTCTGAGTATATGCAGGATTTTGCTGAAATGGCTAATATAGAATATCTGCTGATCAATGAGGATACGCAACTGTACCATTTCAAAAATGAGCTGCGCTGGAATGCGATGTATTGGGGAAGGTAG
- a CDS encoding aldose epimerase family protein: MKPYLLIFSVFVAACQSPSQQENQTTMQEDTTSIPKESFGNGPNGEAVDLYTLTNQDGMEARITNYGGIITSLKVKDAEGNLDDVVLGFDNLQAYVDNNPFFGALVGRYGNRIAKGKFTLDGTTYELDTNNMGNHLHGGLKGFDKVVWTAQPQQSEDGQQLVLTYTSPDGDQGYPGTLETKVTYTLTDDNVLRIEYEATTNKKTVVNLTNHSYFNLTGDPTQTVLEHEVMLNADQFVPVDETLIPTGELAAVEGTPFDFTELKPIGQQINEDSNEQIKFGLGYDHCWVLDKEGMGLAARVHEPTTGRVMEVYTTEPGVQFYTGNFLSGAVTGKEGIAYAKRTAFCLETEHFPDSPNQPNFPSVELAPGETYSTTTEYRFSTE, from the coding sequence ATGAAACCTTACCTACTCATTTTTAGCGTTTTTGTGGCTGCATGCCAGTCACCTTCGCAACAGGAAAACCAAACAACCATGCAGGAAGACACTACTTCAATACCAAAGGAAAGCTTTGGTAACGGTCCCAATGGCGAGGCCGTAGACCTTTATACCCTCACCAACCAAGACGGTATGGAAGCTAGAATCACCAACTATGGAGGCATTATTACCTCTTTGAAAGTGAAAGATGCTGAAGGCAATCTGGATGATGTGGTGTTGGGTTTTGACAACCTACAGGCTTATGTAGACAACAATCCTTTTTTTGGCGCACTGGTCGGTCGCTATGGTAACCGCATTGCCAAAGGAAAATTTACCCTTGATGGTACTACCTATGAACTGGATACTAACAATATGGGCAACCACCTTCACGGTGGACTTAAAGGTTTTGACAAAGTAGTATGGACTGCACAGCCCCAGCAGTCTGAGGATGGGCAGCAGTTGGTCCTGACTTATACTAGTCCGGATGGGGATCAGGGCTATCCTGGTACGTTAGAGACCAAAGTAACCTACACTCTTACTGATGACAATGTGTTGAGAATAGAATACGAAGCAACTACTAATAAAAAAACAGTAGTCAACCTCACCAATCACTCTTACTTTAACCTGACCGGAGATCCTACGCAAACCGTGCTGGAGCATGAAGTGATGCTCAATGCTGATCAGTTTGTGCCTGTGGATGAAACCCTGATTCCAACAGGCGAACTGGCTGCTGTAGAAGGCACTCCTTTTGACTTTACCGAGCTTAAGCCTATCGGTCAGCAGATCAATGAAGACAGCAACGAGCAGATAAAATTCGGATTAGGCTATGACCATTGCTGGGTACTGGACAAAGAAGGCATGGGTCTGGCTGCCCGAGTGCATGAGCCTACCACTGGCCGTGTGATGGAAGTCTATACTACCGAACCAGGGGTACAGTTTTATACTGGCAACTTTCTGAGTGGGGCAGTCACTGGGAAAGAAGGTATTGCATATGCCAAAAGAACAGCTTTCTGCCTGGAAACAGAGCATTTCCCCGACTCTCCCAATCAACCCAATTTTCCTTCTGTGGAGCTAGCTCCCGGAGAAACCTACAGCACGACTACTGAGTATCGCTTCTCTACAGAATAA